The Streptomyces sp. SS1-1 genome has a segment encoding these proteins:
- a CDS encoding N-acetylneuraminate synthase family protein: protein MSTHSRLRTFGSREVGPGRPVYICGEIGINHNGELENAFKLIDVAAEAGCDAVKFQKRTPEICTPRDQWDIERDTPWGRMTYIDYRHRVEFGEDEYRQIDAYCREKGIDWFASPWDAEAVAFLEKFDLPAHKVASASLTDDELLRELRATGRTVILSTGMSTPRQIRHAVEVLGSDNILMCHATSTYPARAEELNLRVINTLEKEYPNVPIGYSGHETGLQTTLAAVALGAAFVERHITLDRAMWGSDQAASVEPQGLTRLVRDIRTIEASLGDGVKKVYDSELGPMRKLRRVSGVVAEAEIAAAAGEPVTV, encoded by the coding sequence ATGAGCACCCACTCCCGTCTGCGCACGTTCGGTTCGCGCGAGGTCGGCCCCGGCCGCCCCGTCTACATCTGCGGCGAGATCGGCATCAACCACAACGGCGAGCTGGAGAACGCCTTCAAGCTCATCGACGTCGCCGCCGAAGCCGGCTGCGACGCCGTGAAGTTCCAGAAGCGCACCCCCGAGATCTGCACCCCCCGCGACCAGTGGGACATCGAACGCGACACCCCCTGGGGCCGCATGACCTACATCGACTACCGCCACCGCGTGGAGTTCGGCGAGGACGAGTACCGGCAGATCGACGCGTACTGCCGGGAGAAGGGGATCGACTGGTTCGCCTCCCCGTGGGACGCCGAGGCCGTCGCCTTCCTGGAGAAGTTCGACCTGCCCGCCCACAAGGTCGCCTCCGCCTCGCTGACCGACGACGAACTGCTGCGCGAGCTGCGCGCCACCGGCCGTACGGTCATCCTCTCCACCGGCATGTCCACCCCGCGCCAGATCCGGCACGCCGTCGAGGTCCTCGGCTCCGACAACATCCTGATGTGCCACGCCACCTCGACCTACCCGGCCAGGGCCGAGGAGCTGAACCTCCGCGTGATCAACACACTGGAGAAGGAGTACCCGAACGTCCCGATCGGCTACTCCGGCCACGAGACCGGCCTGCAGACCACGCTGGCCGCCGTCGCCCTCGGCGCCGCCTTCGTCGAGCGCCACATCACCCTGGACCGCGCGATGTGGGGCTCCGACCAGGCCGCCTCCGTCGAGCCGCAGGGCCTCACCCGCCTCGTCCGGGACATCCGCACCATCGAGGCGTCCCTCGGCGACGGCGTGAAGAAGGTCTACGACTCCGAGCTCGGCCCGATGAGGAAGCTCCGCCGTGTCTCCGGCGTCGTCGCCGAGGCGGAGATCGCCGCCGCGGCCGGCGAGCCGGTCACGGTCTGA
- a CDS encoding class I SAM-dependent methyltransferase translates to MPADFLEATRASYDTIATAYTERFPNRPSDGHPLDRALIGAFAGLAGAHAPAPVADLGSGPGSVTAHLHGLGLTVFGVDLSPGMVALARRTHPALRFHVGSMTALDLPDGTLGGIVALYSTIHLPDERLSEACAEMARVLRPGAPVLLAFQSGDAEARMHLAERFGRDVDLTYHWRTPEAVAARLTEAGLRVTARTVREPVGEERRPRAFLLAERPDGVTSR, encoded by the coding sequence GTGCCAGCCGACTTCCTTGAGGCCACGCGGGCCTCGTACGACACCATCGCCACCGCCTACACCGAGCGGTTCCCCAACCGGCCCTCCGACGGCCATCCGCTGGACCGGGCGCTGATCGGCGCCTTCGCCGGCCTGGCGGGCGCGCACGCCCCGGCCCCGGTGGCCGACCTCGGCAGCGGGCCCGGTTCGGTCACCGCCCATCTGCACGGGCTCGGCCTCACCGTCTTCGGGGTGGACCTGTCCCCCGGCATGGTGGCCCTGGCCCGCCGCACCCATCCCGCGCTGCGCTTCCACGTCGGCTCGATGACGGCGCTGGACCTGCCGGACGGGACGCTGGGCGGGATCGTCGCCCTGTACTCGACCATCCATCTCCCCGACGAGCGGCTGTCCGAGGCGTGCGCCGAGATGGCCCGGGTGCTGCGGCCGGGGGCGCCGGTGCTGCTGGCCTTCCAGTCCGGGGACGCGGAGGCCCGGATGCATCTCGCCGAGCGGTTCGGCCGGGACGTCGATCTCACCTATCACTGGCGGACACCCGAGGCGGTCGCCGCCAGGCTGACGGAGGCCGGGTTGCGGGTGACGGCGCGGACGGTGCGGGAGCCCGTCGGGGAGGAGAGGCGCCCGCGGGCCTTTCTGCTCGCCGAGAGGCCGGACGGGGTCACCTCGCGCTGA
- a CDS encoding M20 family metallopeptidase, which translates to MSAESEADQTGESALPGTVPEALRAELIEFRRDLHKHPELGNQEFRTTAAIKARLEKAGLKPRVLASGTGLVCDIGEWDGGRPMLALRGDIDALPIPDTKSECSYRSTVPDRAHACGHDVHTTVVLGAGLVLAELERRGQLPRPVRLLFQPAEEVLPGGAVEAIANGVLEGVGRFLAVHCDPKVDAGRIGLREGAITSACDRLEISLDGPGGHTARPHLTTDLVTAVARVVTDVPAIVARRADARSGLSVTWGRVESGHAPNVIPQHAEVAGTVRCLDLDTWRQAPDLVVAAIDEVANLHRAKSEINYVRGVPPVVNDADSTDLLREAMTARRGADSVESTEQSLGGEDFSWYLEHVPGAMARLGVRHPGDRIGRDLHQGDFDVDESAIAVGVELFTAAALLDARR; encoded by the coding sequence ATGTCCGCAGAGTCCGAGGCCGACCAAACCGGAGAATCAGCCCTGCCCGGCACCGTGCCGGAAGCGCTGCGCGCCGAGCTCATCGAGTTCCGGCGCGACCTCCACAAACACCCTGAGCTGGGCAATCAAGAGTTCCGCACGACCGCCGCGATCAAGGCCCGCCTGGAGAAGGCCGGCCTGAAGCCCCGCGTCCTCGCGAGCGGCACCGGCCTCGTCTGCGACATCGGCGAGTGGGACGGCGGACGCCCCATGCTCGCGCTGCGCGGCGACATCGACGCGCTCCCCATCCCGGACACGAAGAGTGAGTGCTCCTACCGCTCCACCGTGCCCGACCGCGCCCACGCCTGCGGTCACGACGTGCACACCACCGTGGTCCTGGGCGCCGGCCTCGTCCTCGCCGAGCTGGAGCGGCGCGGACAGCTGCCCCGGCCGGTGCGCCTGCTCTTCCAGCCCGCCGAGGAGGTCCTCCCCGGCGGCGCCGTCGAGGCCATCGCGAACGGCGTGCTCGAAGGCGTCGGCCGGTTCCTGGCCGTGCACTGCGACCCCAAGGTGGACGCGGGCCGGATCGGCCTGCGCGAGGGCGCCATCACCTCCGCCTGCGACCGGCTGGAGATCTCCCTGGACGGGCCCGGCGGCCACACCGCCCGCCCGCATCTGACGACCGACCTCGTCACCGCCGTCGCCCGCGTCGTCACCGACGTGCCCGCGATCGTCGCCCGGCGCGCCGACGCCCGCAGCGGACTGTCGGTGACCTGGGGCCGCGTCGAGTCCGGTCACGCGCCCAACGTCATCCCGCAGCACGCCGAGGTGGCCGGAACCGTGCGCTGCCTCGACCTCGACACCTGGCGGCAGGCACCCGACCTGGTCGTCGCCGCGATCGACGAGGTCGCCAACCTGCACCGCGCCAAGTCGGAGATCAACTACGTGCGGGGCGTCCCGCCCGTCGTCAACGACGCCGACTCCACCGACCTGCTGCGCGAGGCCATGACGGCCCGGCGCGGCGCCGACTCCGTCGAGTCCACCGAGCAGAGCCTCGGCGGCGAGGACTTCTCCTGGTACCTGGAGCACGTCCCCGGCGCCATGGCCCGCCTCGGCGTCCGCCACCCGGGCGACCGGATCGGACGTGACCTGCACCAGGGCGACTTCGACGTCGACGAGTCGGCGATCGCGGTCGGCGTGGAGCTGTTCACGGCGGCGGCCCTGCTCGACGCCCGCCGCTGA
- a CDS encoding BMP family lipoprotein, whose protein sequence is MRRTSKLTSVAVGVASIALAATACGGTSSDSGSGGDSSGDSKGLAIAYDIGGKGDQSFNDAAYAGLQKASKEFGYKTADIEPTEGETDADKEQRLSSLAKQGYNPVIGVGFAYGPAMEAVAKKYPKTTFGIVDSVVEGKNVASLVFAEQEASYLAGVAAAKATKTNTVGFVGGVDVPLIHKFEAGYKQGVQDTNPKVKVLSQYLTQTAEEGGFSSPDKGKAAAEGQIEKGSDVEYAAAGLSGQGVIEAASKARVWAIGVDSDQFKQAALANYKNSILTSALKDVGGAVFTLAKSVHDGKPLTGTQTFDLKVDGVGLSDSNPEFAKIPGLTEAVAKAKEGIIDGSIKVKTE, encoded by the coding sequence ATGCGTCGGACATCCAAACTGACCAGTGTCGCGGTGGGGGTCGCGTCGATCGCGCTCGCTGCCACGGCGTGCGGTGGTACCAGCAGCGACAGCGGGAGCGGCGGCGACAGCAGCGGCGACTCCAAGGGTCTCGCCATCGCGTACGACATCGGCGGCAAGGGCGACCAGTCCTTCAACGACGCCGCGTACGCCGGCCTGCAGAAGGCGTCGAAGGAGTTCGGTTACAAGACCGCCGACATCGAGCCCACCGAGGGCGAGACGGACGCCGACAAGGAGCAGCGGCTGTCGTCGCTGGCCAAGCAGGGCTACAACCCGGTGATCGGCGTCGGCTTCGCCTACGGTCCCGCGATGGAGGCCGTGGCCAAGAAGTACCCGAAGACCACCTTCGGCATCGTCGACTCCGTCGTCGAGGGCAAGAACGTCGCCTCCCTCGTCTTCGCCGAGCAGGAGGCCTCCTACCTGGCCGGCGTCGCCGCGGCCAAGGCCACCAAGACGAACACGGTCGGCTTCGTCGGCGGTGTCGACGTCCCGCTGATCCACAAGTTCGAGGCCGGTTACAAGCAGGGCGTCCAGGACACCAACCCCAAGGTGAAGGTCCTGTCGCAGTACCTGACGCAGACCGCCGAGGAGGGTGGCTTCTCCAGCCCCGACAAGGGCAAGGCCGCCGCCGAGGGCCAGATCGAGAAGGGCTCGGACGTCGAGTACGCCGCCGCCGGCCTCTCCGGCCAGGGCGTGATCGAGGCCGCGTCGAAGGCCAGGGTCTGGGCGATCGGTGTCGACTCCGACCAGTTCAAGCAGGCGGCTCTCGCCAACTACAAGAACTCGATCCTGACCTCGGCCCTGAAGGACGTCGGCGGCGCCGTGTTCACGCTGGCCAAGTCCGTCCACGACGGCAAGCCGCTGACCGGCACGCAGACCTTCGACCTCAAGGTCGACGGCGTGGGCCTCTCCGACTCCAACCCGGAGTTCGCGAAGATCCCCGGCCTGACCGAGGCCGTGGCCAAGGCCAAGGAAGGCATCATCGACGGCTCCATCAAGGTCAAGACGGAGTAG
- a CDS encoding BMP family lipoprotein: MRRISRITVAGAATASLALALSACGGTSTDASSEGSKGGDKGLAIAYDVGGKGDQSFNDAAFAGLEQAKKEFGYKTADVEPTDGETDADKEQRLASLAKQGYNPVVGIGYAYAAAVKGAAEKFPNTTFGIVDDSTVEAKNVADLVFSEQEASYLAGVAAAKTTKTNTVGFVGGVDIPLIHKFQAGFEQGVKDTNPKAKVLTQYLTQTAEEGGFSSPDKGKSAAEGQIEKKADVVYAAAGLSGQGVIEAAAANKVWAIGVDSDQYSQEALAKYKDSILTSAMKDVAKAVYNLAKSVEDGKPETGIVRGDLKSGEVSLSNSNPKFADDAELQAALKTAKEKIVSGEIKVKTS, translated from the coding sequence ATGCGCCGGATTTCCCGGATCACGGTCGCAGGCGCAGCGACCGCCTCTCTGGCCCTCGCTCTCTCCGCCTGCGGCGGCACCTCCACCGACGCCTCCTCGGAGGGTTCGAAGGGCGGGGACAAGGGCCTCGCCATCGCGTACGACGTCGGCGGCAAGGGCGACCAGTCCTTCAACGACGCCGCGTTCGCGGGCCTGGAGCAGGCGAAGAAGGAGTTCGGCTACAAGACCGCCGACGTCGAGCCCACCGACGGCGAGACGGACGCCGACAAGGAGCAGCGCCTCGCGTCGCTGGCCAAGCAGGGCTACAACCCGGTGGTCGGTATCGGCTACGCCTACGCCGCCGCCGTCAAGGGCGCCGCCGAGAAGTTCCCGAACACGACCTTCGGCATCGTCGACGACTCCACCGTCGAGGCGAAGAACGTCGCCGACCTCGTCTTCTCCGAGCAGGAGGCGTCGTACCTGGCCGGTGTCGCCGCCGCCAAGACCACCAAGACGAACACGGTCGGCTTCGTGGGCGGCGTGGACATCCCGCTGATCCACAAGTTCCAGGCCGGCTTCGAGCAGGGCGTCAAGGACACCAACCCCAAGGCCAAGGTCCTCACCCAGTACCTCACGCAGACCGCGGAGGAGGGTGGCTTCTCCAGCCCCGACAAGGGCAAGTCGGCCGCCGAGGGCCAGATCGAGAAGAAGGCGGACGTCGTCTACGCCGCCGCCGGTCTGTCCGGCCAGGGTGTCATCGAGGCCGCCGCCGCCAACAAGGTGTGGGCCATCGGCGTCGACTCCGACCAGTACAGCCAGGAAGCGCTCGCCAAGTACAAGGACTCGATCCTGACCTCGGCGATGAAGGACGTCGCCAAGGCGGTGTACAACCTGGCGAAGTCGGTCGAGGACGGCAAGCCCGAGACCGGTATCGTTCGTGGCGATCTGAAGTCGGGTGAGGTGAGCCTGTCGAACTCCAACCCGAAGTTCGCGGACGACGCCGAGCTTCAGGCAGCCCTCAAGACGGCCAAGGAGAAGATCGTCAGCGGCGAGATCAAGGTCAAGACCAGCTGA
- a CDS encoding ABC transporter ATP-binding protein, with product MTAVELAGITKRFPGVVANHDIHLTVRKGTVHALVGENGAGKSTLMKILYGMQKPDEGTIAVDGEQVTFSSPADAIVRGIGMVHQHFMLADNLTVLENVVLGSEKLYGIGAKARRRIKEISERYGLGVEPDRLVEELGVAARQRVEILKVLYRGARTLILDEPTAVLVPQEVDALFENLRELKSEGLSVIFISHKLGEVLSVADEITVIRRGTTVGTAVPAETTPKQLAEMMVGSELPTPETAESTVTDRPVITVDRLRLEAAGGKALLDDISFTIHEGEVLGIAGVEGNGQTELVDALIGLKHADSGTITLADEEITGWTTRKRREQGIGYIPEDRHRHGLLLEAPLWENRILGHVTEEPLAKGVWLNPKAAQQDTRRIVEAYDVRTPGIDVTAASLSGGNQQKLIVGREMSHKPRFLIAAHPTRGVDVGAQAAIWDHIREARREGLAVLLISADLDELIGLSDTLRVIYNGKLVADADPATITPEQLGSAMTGAATGHLEDDDTTPATPNLSKSPESGEDEAR from the coding sequence GTGACCGCCGTCGAGCTCGCCGGGATCACCAAGCGTTTCCCGGGCGTCGTGGCCAACCACGACATCCACCTCACCGTCCGCAAGGGCACCGTGCACGCCCTCGTCGGCGAGAACGGCGCCGGCAAGTCGACCCTGATGAAGATCCTCTACGGCATGCAGAAGCCGGACGAGGGCACCATCGCGGTCGACGGCGAGCAGGTGACCTTCTCGTCCCCGGCCGACGCCATCGTGCGCGGCATCGGCATGGTGCACCAGCACTTCATGCTCGCGGACAACCTCACCGTCCTCGAGAACGTGGTGCTGGGCAGCGAGAAGCTGTACGGCATCGGCGCCAAGGCCCGCCGCAGGATCAAGGAGATCTCCGAGCGCTACGGCCTCGGCGTGGAGCCCGACCGCCTCGTCGAGGAGCTCGGCGTCGCCGCCCGCCAGCGCGTGGAGATCCTCAAGGTCCTCTACCGCGGCGCCCGCACCCTGATCCTCGACGAGCCGACCGCGGTCCTCGTGCCGCAGGAGGTCGACGCCCTCTTCGAGAACCTGCGCGAGCTGAAGTCCGAGGGCCTGTCGGTCATCTTCATCTCCCACAAGCTGGGCGAGGTGCTCTCCGTCGCCGACGAGATCACCGTCATCCGCCGCGGCACCACCGTCGGCACGGCCGTCCCCGCCGAGACCACGCCGAAGCAGCTCGCCGAGATGATGGTCGGCAGTGAGCTGCCCACGCCGGAGACCGCCGAGTCCACGGTCACCGACCGCCCGGTCATCACCGTCGACAGGCTCCGCCTGGAGGCGGCCGGCGGCAAGGCCCTCCTGGACGACATCTCCTTCACCATCCACGAGGGCGAGGTCCTGGGCATCGCCGGCGTCGAGGGCAACGGCCAGACCGAACTGGTCGACGCCCTCATCGGCCTCAAGCACGCCGACTCCGGCACGATCACCCTCGCCGACGAGGAGATCACCGGCTGGACCACCCGCAAGCGCCGCGAGCAGGGCATCGGCTACATCCCCGAGGACCGGCACCGCCACGGCCTGCTCCTGGAGGCCCCCCTCTGGGAGAACCGCATCCTCGGCCACGTCACCGAGGAGCCCCTCGCCAAGGGCGTCTGGCTGAACCCGAAGGCCGCCCAGCAGGACACCCGCCGCATCGTCGAGGCGTACGACGTCCGCACCCCCGGCATCGACGTCACCGCCGCCTCGCTGTCCGGCGGCAACCAGCAGAAGCTGATCGTCGGCCGCGAGATGAGCCACAAGCCGCGCTTCCTGATCGCCGCCCACCCCACCCGCGGTGTCGACGTCGGCGCGCAGGCCGCGATCTGGGACCACATCCGCGAGGCCCGCCGCGAGGGCCTGGCCGTGCTGCTGATCTCCGCCGACCTGGACGAGCTGATCGGCCTGTCCGACACCCTGCGCGTGATCTACAACGGCAAGCTGGTCGCGGACGCCGACCCGGCCACCATCACCCCGGAGCAGCTGGGCTCGGCGATGACGGGTGCCGCCACCGGGCACCTCGAGGACGACGACACCACCCCCGCGACTCCGAACCTGAGCAAGTCTCCCGAGTCCGGCGAAGACGAGGCACGCTGA
- a CDS encoding ABC transporter permease, whose amino-acid sequence MKKFDKERVLLAVAGPVIALAVAFVLSAIVLIASGKSPVEPYALMFEQLGFSDIQVLIINQASLYYIAALAVAIGFRMNLFNIGVDGQYQLAAMMAAVVGAHASLPAGLQVPLLLLTAVLTGAFWSGIAGVLKVTRGVSEVVATIMLNAIATSVIAYLWLPDVFGVKVGNNNTTGVMHESGWVSGIPVGDAGEIYGLVFLAVLLGIGYWVVLNRTRFGFDLRASGASETAAAASGVDPKRMVLTAMLLSGGIAGLAGLPILLGDTHTYSLNFPTGIGFLGIGIALLGRNSPVGIAFAALLWAWLDKASPELDFHGYDKEIAVIMQGLIVLSVVVSYEAVREWGLRRQQRRVGAELAAGHVLGADNNTTKEVAGR is encoded by the coding sequence ATGAAGAAGTTCGACAAGGAGCGCGTGCTCCTCGCGGTGGCCGGACCGGTCATCGCGCTCGCCGTGGCCTTCGTGCTCAGCGCGATCGTCCTGATCGCCTCGGGCAAGAGCCCGGTCGAGCCGTACGCCCTGATGTTCGAGCAGCTCGGCTTCTCGGACATCCAGGTACTGATCATCAACCAGGCGTCGCTGTACTACATCGCCGCCCTGGCGGTCGCCATCGGCTTCCGGATGAACCTGTTCAACATCGGCGTCGACGGCCAGTACCAGCTCGCCGCCATGATGGCCGCCGTCGTCGGCGCCCACGCCAGCCTGCCGGCCGGCCTCCAGGTGCCGCTGCTCCTCCTCACCGCCGTCCTCACCGGCGCCTTCTGGTCCGGTATCGCCGGTGTCCTGAAGGTCACCCGGGGCGTCAGCGAGGTCGTCGCGACGATCATGCTCAACGCGATCGCGACCTCCGTGATCGCCTACCTGTGGCTGCCGGACGTCTTCGGCGTCAAGGTCGGCAACAACAACACCACCGGCGTGATGCACGAGTCCGGCTGGGTCTCCGGCATCCCCGTCGGCGACGCCGGCGAGATCTACGGCCTGGTCTTCCTCGCCGTGCTGCTCGGCATCGGCTACTGGGTCGTCCTCAACCGCACCCGCTTCGGCTTCGACCTGCGCGCCTCCGGCGCCTCCGAGACCGCCGCCGCGGCCAGCGGCGTCGACCCCAAGCGCATGGTGCTCACCGCCATGCTGCTCTCCGGCGGCATCGCGGGCCTCGCCGGCCTGCCGATCCTGCTCGGCGACACCCACACGTACAGCCTGAACTTCCCCACCGGCATCGGCTTCCTCGGCATCGGCATCGCGCTGCTCGGCCGCAACAGCCCCGTCGGCATCGCGTTCGCCGCCCTGCTGTGGGCCTGGCTCGACAAGGCGTCCCCCGAGCTGGACTTCCACGGCTACGACAAGGAGATCGCGGTCATCATGCAGGGCCTGATCGTCCTCTCGGTCGTCGTCTCCTACGAGGCCGTCCGCGAGTGGGGCCTGCGCCGCCAGCAGCGCCGGGTCGGCGCCGAACTGGCAGCCGGCCACGTCCTCGGCGCCGACAACAACACCACGAAGGAGGTGGCTGGCCGATGA
- a CDS encoding ABC transporter permease, whose translation MTAPTSAVDVNQPSLQPAAPTGRRMSWQVLLLVIAGALALTSIVRIITGADGITNVSQMSTALQLAVPIGLAGLGGLWAERAGVVNIGLEGMMILGTWFGAWAGFQWGPWTGVVVGIAGGCVGGILHAIATITFRVNHIVSGVALNILALGITRYLAPLAFEGHAGGSAKQSPAVETLGHFTVPGLSDGLRDLNNNGWFFVSDIAGLLGGLVTNVSWLTLIAVALVPGTWWILWRTAFGLRLRSCGENPVAAESLGVNVYKYKYIAVIISGGLAGLGGVFLSIVANPFYLEGQVSGRGYIGLAAMIFGNWMPGGLALGAGLFGYTDSLNLRGGSTNVHALLLLGALLLIIGAVYLVIRKKYAPSMITAVVGALVFAWYATTNEVPNQVVSATPYVVTLVVLTLSAQRLRMPKADGLPYRKGQGK comes from the coding sequence ATGACTGCCCCGACCTCAGCGGTCGATGTCAACCAGCCCTCGCTGCAGCCCGCGGCGCCGACCGGCCGCCGGATGTCCTGGCAGGTGCTGCTGCTGGTCATCGCCGGAGCCCTGGCACTGACCTCGATCGTCCGGATCATCACCGGCGCCGACGGCATCACCAACGTCAGCCAGATGTCCACCGCCCTGCAGCTCGCCGTGCCGATCGGCCTCGCCGGTCTCGGCGGTCTGTGGGCCGAGCGGGCCGGCGTCGTCAACATCGGTCTCGAGGGCATGATGATCCTCGGCACCTGGTTCGGCGCCTGGGCCGGCTTCCAGTGGGGCCCCTGGACCGGTGTCGTCGTCGGCATCGCCGGCGGCTGCGTCGGCGGCATCCTGCACGCCATCGCCACCATCACCTTCCGGGTCAACCACATCGTCTCCGGTGTGGCGCTCAACATCCTCGCCCTCGGCATCACCCGCTACCTCGCGCCCCTCGCCTTCGAGGGCCACGCGGGCGGCTCCGCCAAGCAGTCCCCGGCGGTCGAGACCCTCGGCCACTTCACCGTGCCCGGCCTGTCCGACGGGCTGCGGGACCTGAACAACAACGGCTGGTTCTTCGTCTCGGACATCGCCGGCCTGCTCGGCGGCCTGGTCACCAACGTCTCCTGGCTGACCCTGATCGCCGTCGCCCTGGTCCCCGGCACCTGGTGGATCCTGTGGCGGACCGCCTTCGGCCTGCGGCTGCGCTCCTGCGGCGAGAACCCGGTCGCCGCCGAGTCCCTCGGCGTCAACGTCTACAAGTACAAGTACATCGCCGTGATCATCTCCGGTGGTCTGGCCGGCCTCGGCGGCGTCTTCCTCTCCATCGTCGCCAACCCCTTCTACCTGGAGGGCCAGGTCAGCGGCCGCGGTTACATCGGCCTCGCCGCCATGATCTTCGGCAACTGGATGCCGGGCGGCCTCGCCCTCGGCGCCGGACTGTTCGGCTACACCGACAGCCTCAACCTGCGCGGCGGCTCCACCAACGTCCACGCGCTGCTGCTGCTCGGCGCCCTGCTGCTGATCATCGGCGCCGTCTACCTGGTGATCCGCAAGAAGTACGCCCCGTCGATGATCACCGCCGTGGTCGGCGCGCTGGTGTTCGCCTGGTACGCCACCACCAACGAGGTGCCCAACCAGGTCGTCTCCGCCACGCCGTACGTCGTCACCCTCGTCGTCCTCACGCTGTCCGCGCAGCGCCTGCGGATGCCGAAGGCGGACGGCCTGCCGTACCGGAAGGGACAGGGCAAGTGA
- a CDS encoding cytidine deaminase, with amino-acid sequence MSPAAAPDVDWDKLRAAARDAMSRAYAPYSGYPVGAAALVDDGRTVTGCNVENASYGLGLCAECGLVSQLQNSGGGRLTHFACSDGEGRTLVPCGRCRQLLYEFGGPDLLLDTPAGILPLSEMLPQAFGPDHLSK; translated from the coding sequence GTGAGCCCGGCCGCCGCCCCCGACGTCGACTGGGACAAGCTGCGGGCCGCCGCGCGGGACGCCATGTCCCGCGCCTACGCCCCCTACTCCGGCTACCCGGTCGGCGCCGCGGCCCTCGTCGACGACGGCCGCACGGTCACCGGCTGCAACGTCGAGAACGCCTCCTACGGGCTCGGCCTGTGCGCGGAGTGCGGACTCGTCTCGCAGCTGCAGAACAGCGGGGGCGGCCGGCTCACGCACTTCGCGTGCTCCGACGGCGAGGGCCGGACCCTGGTGCCCTGCGGCCGCTGCCGCCAGCTGCTCTACGAGTTCGGCGGCCCCGACCTGCTGCTCGACACCCCGGCCGGCATCCTGCCGCTGTCGGAGATGCTGCCCCAGGCGTTCGGACCGGACCACCTCAGCAAGTAA
- a CDS encoding thymidine phosphorylase — MAVLSTDAISVIRTKRDRGELSDAQIDWVIDAYTRGEVADEQMSALAMAILLNGMNRREIARWTAAMIASGERMDFSSLSRPTADKHSTGGVGDKITLPLAPLVAACGAAVPQLSGRGLGHTGGTLDKLESIPGWRALLSNEEMLSVLDTTGAVICAAGDGLAPADKKLYALRDVTGTVEAIPLIASSIMSKKIAEGTGSLVLDVKVGSGAFMKTIEDARELASTMVGLGTDHGVRTVALLTDMSTPLGLTAGNALEVRESVEVLAGGGPADVVELTLALAREMLAAAGLKDADPAKALADGSAMDVWRRMIAAQGGDLDAELPVAREQHVVTAPASGVLTRLDAYDIGVAAWRLGAGRARKEDPVQAGAGVEMHAKPGDTVTAGQPLLTLHTDTPERFEYALQAVEGSYDVSPAGTGFTASPVVLERIA; from the coding sequence ATGGCTGTTTTGTCGACGGACGCCATCTCCGTCATCCGCACCAAGCGGGACCGCGGCGAGCTCAGCGACGCACAGATCGACTGGGTCATCGACGCGTACACCCGCGGGGAGGTCGCCGACGAGCAGATGTCCGCGCTCGCCATGGCGATCCTGCTCAACGGCATGAACCGCCGCGAGATCGCCCGCTGGACCGCCGCGATGATCGCGAGCGGCGAGCGCATGGACTTCTCCTCGCTGTCCCGCCCCACGGCCGACAAGCACTCCACCGGCGGCGTCGGCGACAAGATCACCCTGCCGCTCGCGCCCCTGGTCGCCGCGTGCGGCGCCGCCGTCCCGCAGCTCTCCGGCCGCGGCCTCGGCCACACCGGCGGCACCCTGGACAAGCTGGAGTCCATCCCCGGCTGGCGCGCGCTGCTGTCCAACGAGGAGATGCTGTCCGTCCTCGACACCACCGGGGCCGTGATCTGCGCGGCCGGTGACGGACTCGCCCCCGCCGACAAGAAGCTGTACGCCCTGCGGGACGTCACCGGCACCGTCGAGGCCATCCCGCTGATCGCCTCCTCGATCATGTCGAAGAAGATCGCCGAGGGCACCGGCTCGCTCGTCCTCGACGTGAAGGTCGGCTCCGGCGCCTTCATGAAGACCATCGAGGACGCCCGCGAACTCGCCTCGACGATGGTCGGCCTCGGCACCGACCACGGCGTGAGGACGGTCGCCCTGCTCACCGACATGTCCACCCCGCTCGGCCTCACCGCGGGCAACGCGCTGGAGGTCCGCGAGTCCGTCGAGGTCCTGGCCGGAGGCGGCCCCGCCGACGTGGTCGAGCTGACCCTCGCCCTGGCCCGCGAGATGCTGGCGGCGGCCGGCCTGAAGGACGCCGACCCGGCGAAGGCCCTGGCCGACGGCTCCGCGATGGACGTCTGGCGGCGCATGATCGCCGCCCAGGGCGGCGACCTGGACGCCGAACTGCCCGTCGCGCGCGAGCAGCACGTCGTCACCGCCCCCGCCTCCGGTGTCCTCACCCGCCTCGACGCCTACGACATCGGCGTCGCCGCCTGGCGCCTGGGCGCCGGACGCGCCCGCAAGGAGGACCCGGTGCAGGCGGGCGCCGGCGTCGAGATGCACGCCAAGCCCGGCGACACGGTGACCGCGGGCCAGCCCCTGCTGACCCTGCACACGGACACCCCGGAGCGCTTCGAGTACGCGCTCCAGGCGGTGGAGGGCTCGTACGACGTCAGCCCGGCCGGCACCGGCTTCACGGCGTCGCCGGTGGTGCTGGAACGTATCGCCTGA